The following are from one region of the Isoalcanivorax indicus genome:
- a CDS encoding glycerophosphodiester phosphodiesterase translates to MSDIPYFPAIVGHRGARGEAPENTLASFQVAVDAGVKAIELDVRMSADGQLIVVHDPKVDRTTWHTGPVRQFTQAELGLLDARRNTPGWHSPIGIPTLAEVVDLCPPDMGFQFEVKGGDDRGYLTRLAHNLRVLIVDKRMHDRVVVTSSHTGFLRMMAVQAPNVMRGYVCEYRYLQPTRRTAALGCRWLIAHYSLVTPRMMQRARKRGLRVSVWTVNDLREAERLVALGVDSIITDYPTSFITHFTSQERRRKGPLPQPSPPLIEGL, encoded by the coding sequence ATGTCAGACATCCCCTATTTTCCCGCCATCGTCGGCCACCGCGGCGCCCGTGGTGAAGCCCCCGAGAATACCCTGGCCAGCTTTCAGGTTGCCGTAGACGCTGGCGTCAAGGCGATCGAGCTGGATGTCCGCATGTCCGCCGATGGCCAGTTGATTGTCGTCCACGATCCCAAGGTAGACCGCACTACCTGGCACACAGGGCCTGTACGGCAGTTCACCCAGGCCGAGCTGGGCCTGCTGGACGCACGCCGCAATACCCCCGGCTGGCACAGCCCCATCGGCATCCCCACCCTGGCGGAGGTTGTGGACCTGTGCCCGCCCGACATGGGCTTCCAGTTCGAGGTCAAGGGCGGCGACGATCGTGGCTACCTGACGCGCCTGGCCCACAATCTGCGTGTGCTGATCGTCGACAAGCGGATGCATGATCGCGTGGTGGTGACGTCCAGCCATACCGGCTTCCTGCGCATGATGGCCGTGCAGGCGCCCAATGTAATGCGCGGCTACGTCTGCGAGTACCGCTATCTGCAGCCGACGCGGCGTACAGCAGCGCTGGGCTGCCGCTGGCTGATCGCCCATTACAGCCTGGTCACGCCACGCATGATGCAACGGGCGCGCAAGCGTGGGCTGCGTGTGTCGGTGTGGACCGTCAATGACTTGCGTGAAGCCGAGCGGTTGGTGGCGTTGGGGGTGGACAGCATCATTACCGACTACCCCACCAGCTTCATTACCCACTTCACCAGCCAGGAACGCCGCCGCAAGGGGCCGCTTCCGCAGCCCTCACCCCCGCTGATCGAGGGGCTCTGA
- a CDS encoding agmatine deiminase family protein — MTHLLPEWHPQWGVMLAWPHPSTDWARLLTAAESTYTEIARAILAREHVLVLCHDDAHGEQIRQRLSEAGADLTRLHLRALPYNDTWARDFGPIAVTRDGSTRLLDFTFNGWGGKFAAADDDAVNRRLDWSVPREAVDLVLEGGSIDTDGNGVLLTTRHCLLNPNRNPSLDDATLSARLKEALGVQDIWWLSEGHLEGDDTDAHVDTLARFCNPRTIAYVQCTDSEDSHYPALQAMQAELETLAERHGLTLVPLPMATAQYEDGERLPATYANFLIINGAVLMPTYACETDAEALERLQGAFPAHEVIGIDCRPLIAQHGSLHCVTMQLPEGVYPVEGDR; from the coding sequence ATGACACACCTGCTTCCCGAATGGCACCCCCAATGGGGTGTAATGCTGGCCTGGCCCCACCCGAGCACGGACTGGGCCAGGCTGCTGACAGCCGCTGAATCCACCTATACCGAGATCGCCCGGGCCATCCTGGCCCGCGAGCACGTGCTGGTGCTGTGCCACGACGATGCCCATGGCGAACAGATCCGCCAGCGCCTCAGCGAGGCCGGCGCCGACCTGACACGTCTGCATCTGCGCGCCCTGCCCTACAACGACACCTGGGCCCGGGATTTCGGGCCCATTGCCGTCACCCGCGACGGCAGCACCCGCCTGCTCGATTTCACCTTCAACGGCTGGGGCGGCAAGTTCGCCGCCGCCGACGATGACGCCGTCAACCGGCGTCTGGACTGGTCAGTGCCGCGCGAGGCTGTGGATCTGGTGCTGGAGGGCGGCTCCATCGACACCGACGGCAACGGCGTACTGCTGACCACCCGCCACTGCCTGCTCAACCCCAATCGCAACCCGAGCCTGGACGACGCCACCCTCAGCGCCCGCCTGAAGGAAGCGCTGGGCGTGCAGGACATCTGGTGGCTCAGCGAAGGGCACCTGGAAGGCGACGACACCGACGCCCATGTCGACACCCTCGCCCGTTTCTGCAATCCCCGGACCATCGCCTACGTGCAATGCACTGACAGCGAGGACAGCCATTACCCGGCCCTCCAGGCGATGCAGGCTGAACTGGAAACCCTGGCCGAGCGCCACGGCCTGACCCTGGTGCCATTACCCATGGCCACGGCGCAATATGAAGATGGCGAGCGACTGCCCGCCACCTATGCCAACTTCCTGATCATCAACGGCGCCGTGCTGATGCCGACCTACGCCTGCGAGACCGATGCCGAGGCCCTGGAACGCCTGCAAGGCGCCTTCCCGGCCCACGAAGTCATCGGCATTGATTGCCGCCCGCTGATTGCCCAGCATGGCAGTCTGCACTGCGTCACCATGCAATTGCCGGAAGGCGTCTACCCCGTGGAAGGAGACCGCTGA
- a CDS encoding NADH:ubiquinone reductase (Na(+)-transporting) subunit D yields MAEKKKDILFQPIFDNNPIALQILGICSALAVTTQLSTTLTMCVALTFVLVFSNLFVSVIRTTIPSSIRIIVQMTIIASLVIVVDQFLRAYAYDISRQLSVFVGLIITNCIVMGRAEAFAMKNPPGVSFLDGLGNAFGYSVVLIAVGFARELFGSGSLFGFEVMPLVTEGGWYYSNGLMLLPPSAFFLIGLFIWALRAWKPEQVEEEQFKMAPNSRTSDVY; encoded by the coding sequence ATGGCCGAGAAAAAGAAGGACATCCTGTTCCAGCCCATTTTCGACAACAACCCGATTGCGTTGCAGATTCTGGGCATCTGTTCTGCGTTGGCGGTCACCACTCAGCTGAGCACCACGCTCACCATGTGTGTGGCGCTGACCTTCGTGCTGGTGTTTTCCAACCTGTTCGTGAGTGTGATCCGCACCACTATCCCGTCGAGCATCCGGATCATCGTGCAGATGACCATCATTGCCTCGCTGGTGATCGTGGTGGATCAGTTCCTGCGCGCCTACGCCTATGACATCAGTCGGCAGCTGTCGGTGTTCGTTGGTCTGATTATCACCAACTGTATCGTCATGGGCCGCGCCGAAGCGTTCGCCATGAAGAACCCCCCGGGCGTGTCTTTCCTGGACGGCCTGGGCAATGCGTTCGGCTACTCCGTGGTGCTGATTGCGGTGGGCTTCGCGCGTGAGTTGTTCGGCTCCGGCTCCCTGTTCGGCTTCGAGGTCATGCCGCTGGTCACCGAGGGCGGCTGGTACTACAGCAACGGTCTGATGCTGTTGCCGCCGAGTGCGTTCTTCCTGATCGGTCTGTTCATCTGGGCCCTGCGGGCCTGGAAACCGGAACAGGTCGAAGAAGAGCAGTTCAAGATGGCACCGAACTCGCGTACCAGCGACGTTTACTGA
- the nqrM gene encoding (Na+)-NQR maturation NqrM, producing the protein MMTFIAALVIVGILFAGMAIGVIVANKPVKGSCGGLSAVGLDGSCDICGRNPSECETPEGREAAQRARDLSRNALD; encoded by the coding sequence ATGATGACCTTTATTGCCGCCCTCGTGATTGTGGGCATCCTGTTTGCCGGTATGGCCATTGGCGTGATCGTGGCGAACAAGCCGGTCAAGGGCTCATGCGGTGGCCTCAGCGCTGTGGGCCTGGACGGCAGCTGCGATATCTGTGGCCGTAACCCCTCGGAATGCGAGACCCCGGAGGGCCGCGAGGCCGCCCAGCGTGCCCGCGACCTGTCACGTAACGCCCTTGACTGA
- a CDS encoding LysR family transcriptional regulator, producing the protein MNSIADLTTFVLVVRAGTLTEAARRLGLSAASISKRMTRLEEELGVRLLNRSSRSMSLTEEGTELYHRLVVILDDLDDSISAIARSGDNAKGVLRVVSTSGLGRNRIAPLVSQFTSEYPETAVQLHLSDKHVDFIREGYDIAITIGQPGDSTLIAKRLMRNRCYICATPEYLAQSPPLRRPSDLKRHRCLVLDCYGSFRDLWPLSGPDNREMVRVTGNLITDSAETLRGWLLDGQGIALKSEWDVQEELQTGKLVKVLDGYTVPNLDFYIVYAARKNLPAKTKYFIDFLEEHAQDAGLNALRFSATDDDDW; encoded by the coding sequence ATGAATTCAATAGCCGATCTCACCACTTTTGTCCTGGTCGTCCGGGCCGGGACACTGACCGAAGCAGCACGCAGACTCGGCTTGTCGGCGGCCTCCATCAGCAAGCGCATGACGCGCCTGGAGGAAGAGCTGGGCGTTCGCCTGCTCAATCGCAGCTCCCGCTCCATGAGCCTTACCGAGGAAGGCACCGAGCTTTACCACCGTCTGGTGGTGATCCTGGATGACCTCGATGACAGTATCTCGGCCATCGCCCGCAGCGGCGACAACGCCAAGGGCGTACTGCGCGTTGTCTCCACCTCGGGCCTGGGCCGTAACCGCATTGCTCCGCTGGTCTCGCAATTCACCAGTGAATACCCGGAAACCGCTGTCCAGCTGCACCTTTCCGACAAGCATGTGGATTTCATCCGTGAGGGCTATGACATCGCCATTACCATTGGTCAGCCGGGCGATTCCACCCTGATCGCGAAGCGTCTGATGCGTAATCGTTGCTACATCTGCGCCACTCCGGAGTACCTGGCCCAGTCGCCGCCATTGCGCCGCCCCTCTGACCTGAAACGCCACCGCTGCCTGGTGCTGGATTGCTATGGCTCCTTCCGCGACCTCTGGCCGCTGAGCGGCCCGGACAACCGCGAGATGGTCCGCGTCACCGGCAACCTGATTACCGATAGCGCAGAAACGCTGCGCGGCTGGCTGCTGGATGGCCAGGGTATCGCTCTGAAAAGCGAATGGGATGTCCAGGAGGAGTTACAGACTGGCAAGCTGGTCAAGGTACTGGATGGCTATACGGTGCCGAATCTGGACTTCTATATCGTCTATGCGGCGCGCAAGAATCTGCCGGCAAAAACCAAGTATTTCATCGACTTCCTTGAAGAACATGCTCAGGATGCCGGGCTGAACGCGCTGCGCTTTTCAGCGACGGATGACGATGACTGGTAG
- the nqrF gene encoding NADH:ubiquinone reductase (Na(+)-transporting) subunit F yields MNLEIVFGVVMFTTVVLLLVMVILGARSRLVSTGDVRININDDESISINAPAGSKLLNTLADKGIFLSSACGGGGTCAQCKCKVLDGGGDILPTEEGHFTKKEIREGYRLSCQVTVKQDMKVEVPEEFFGVKKWECEVISNNNVATFIKELVLKLPEGEEVDFRAGGYVQLECPPYDIKFSDFDIPEKFRGDWERFKFFDLRARNNEDVVRAYSMANYPDERGMLKFNIRIATPPPGAKDIPPGIMSTFVFNLKPGDKITVFGPFGEFFAKETDAEMVFVGGGAGMAPMRSHIFDQLKRLNSKRKISFWYGARSMREAFYVDEYDKLAEENDNFKWHLALSDPQPEDNWTGLTGFIHQVLFDEYLKDHPAPEDCEFYMCGPPMMNAAVIKMLEDLGVEKENILLDDFGG; encoded by the coding sequence ATGAATCTGGAAATCGTGTTCGGCGTGGTGATGTTCACCACGGTCGTACTGCTGCTGGTGATGGTGATTCTGGGGGCCCGTTCGCGCCTGGTCAGCACCGGTGATGTGCGCATCAATATCAACGACGATGAGTCGATCAGTATCAATGCCCCGGCGGGCAGCAAGCTGCTCAATACCCTGGCCGACAAGGGGATTTTCCTGTCCTCGGCGTGTGGCGGCGGCGGCACCTGCGCGCAGTGCAAGTGCAAGGTGCTTGATGGCGGCGGTGATATCCTGCCGACCGAGGAAGGCCATTTCACCAAGAAGGAAATCCGTGAGGGTTATCGTCTGTCCTGCCAGGTAACGGTGAAGCAGGACATGAAGGTGGAAGTGCCGGAAGAGTTCTTCGGCGTCAAGAAGTGGGAATGCGAAGTCATTTCCAACAACAACGTGGCCACCTTTATCAAGGAGCTGGTGCTCAAGCTGCCGGAAGGCGAGGAAGTTGACTTCCGCGCTGGTGGTTATGTGCAGCTGGAATGCCCGCCCTACGACATCAAGTTCTCGGATTTCGATATCCCGGAGAAATTCCGTGGTGACTGGGAGCGTTTCAAGTTCTTTGACCTGCGGGCCAGGAACAACGAAGACGTGGTGCGTGCCTATTCCATGGCGAACTACCCGGACGAGCGGGGCATGCTCAAGTTCAATATCCGTATCGCCACGCCGCCCCCGGGCGCGAAGGATATTCCGCCGGGTATCATGTCGACCTTTGTCTTCAATCTGAAGCCAGGCGACAAGATCACCGTGTTCGGGCCCTTCGGTGAGTTCTTTGCCAAGGAAACCGACGCCGAGATGGTCTTTGTGGGTGGCGGTGCTGGCATGGCACCGATGCGTTCGCACATCTTCGATCAGCTCAAGCGCCTCAACTCGAAGCGCAAGATCAGCTTCTGGTACGGCGCACGCTCCATGCGTGAAGCCTTCTACGTGGATGAGTACGACAAGCTGGCCGAGGAAAACGACAACTTCAAGTGGCATCTGGCGTTGTCCGACCCGCAACCGGAAGACAACTGGACCGGCCTGACCGGCTTCATTCACCAGGTGTTGTTTGATGAGTACCTCAAGGATCACCCGGCGCCGGAAGACTGCGAGTTCTACATGTGCGGTCCGCCGATGATGAACGCTGCCGTGATCAAGATGCTCGAAGATCTGGGTGTCGAGAAAGAAAACATCCTGCTGGATGATTTCGGTGGCTGA
- the nqrE gene encoding NADH:ubiquinone reductase (Na(+)-transporting) subunit E, whose product MFEHYLSLFIRAIFVENMALAFFLGMCTFLAVSKKVQTALGLGIAVIVVLAITVPVNNLILSYLLTENALEWTGIEALSSLDLRFLGLLSYIGVIAALVQILEMTLDKYVPALYNALGIFLPLITVNCAILGASLFMVERDYTFNESVVFGFGAGVGWALAIVLLAAIREKLKYSDVPDGLKGLGITFIVVGLMSLGFMSFSGVQL is encoded by the coding sequence GTGTTTGAACATTATCTGAGCCTGTTTATCCGCGCCATCTTCGTTGAAAACATGGCGTTGGCGTTTTTCCTGGGCATGTGTACCTTCCTGGCCGTGTCCAAGAAAGTACAGACCGCACTTGGCCTGGGTATTGCGGTGATCGTGGTCCTGGCTATCACGGTGCCGGTGAACAATCTGATCCTGAGCTACCTGCTGACCGAAAACGCGCTGGAGTGGACCGGGATCGAAGCACTGAGCAGTCTGGATCTGCGTTTCCTTGGTCTGCTCAGCTACATTGGCGTGATTGCCGCGCTGGTGCAGATCCTCGAAATGACGCTGGATAAATATGTGCCTGCGCTCTACAACGCGCTGGGGATCTTTCTCCCTCTGATCACGGTGAACTGTGCCATTCTGGGCGCCAGTCTGTTCATGGTCGAACGGGACTACACCTTCAATGAAAGTGTCGTCTTCGGTTTCGGTGCAGGCGTGGGCTGGGCCCTGGCGATCGTGCTGCTGGCCGCGATCCGCGAAAAGCTGAAGTACAGTGATGTACCGGATGGCCTCAAGGGTCTGGGCATTACCTTTATTGTGGTGGGCCTGATGTCGCTTGGCTTCATGTCCTTCTCCGGCGTACAGCTGTAA
- a CDS encoding carbon-nitrogen hydrolase — protein sequence MRVAVIQQANSADLAANMDRSEALVRDAAAQGAELVMLQELHRSLYFCQTEDTDCFDLAETIPGPSTERLGQLARELDIVLVGSLFEKRATGLYHNTAVVLERDGSLAGIYRKMHIPDDPGFYEKFYFTPGDARFNSGASGFTPIQTSVGKLGLLVCWDQWYPEAARLMALAGADMLLYPTAIGWAPADDDAEKQRQLNAWITIQRAHGIANGLPVLVANRTGFEAAPPDGGDGIQFWGNSFISGPQGEFLAQADADSETVLLHDIDLQRSETVRRIWPYLRDRRIDAYEDLTCRFRD from the coding sequence ATGCGTGTTGCCGTCATACAACAGGCCAACAGTGCCGACCTGGCCGCCAATATGGACCGCTCGGAAGCACTGGTTCGCGATGCCGCCGCCCAGGGGGCCGAACTGGTCATGCTTCAGGAACTGCATCGCAGCCTCTACTTCTGCCAGACAGAAGATACCGACTGCTTCGACCTGGCCGAGACGATCCCCGGCCCCTCCACCGAACGTCTGGGGCAACTCGCCCGCGAGTTGGACATTGTTCTGGTGGGCAGCCTGTTCGAGAAGCGTGCCACGGGCCTGTATCACAATACTGCGGTAGTACTGGAACGCGACGGCAGCCTGGCGGGCATCTACCGCAAGATGCATATTCCCGATGATCCCGGCTTCTACGAGAAATTCTATTTCACCCCGGGCGACGCTCGCTTCAACAGCGGCGCCAGCGGCTTCACCCCGATCCAGACCTCGGTGGGCAAACTGGGCCTGCTGGTGTGCTGGGACCAGTGGTACCCGGAAGCGGCCCGCCTGATGGCCCTGGCTGGCGCCGACATGCTGCTTTACCCCACGGCCATCGGCTGGGCACCGGCCGACGATGACGCGGAAAAACAGCGTCAGCTGAACGCCTGGATCACCATTCAGCGCGCCCACGGGATTGCCAACGGCCTGCCGGTGCTGGTGGCCAACCGCACCGGCTTCGAAGCAGCCCCGCCGGATGGCGGCGACGGTATACAATTTTGGGGAAACAGTTTTATTTCTGGCCCTCAAGGCGAATTTCTCGCGCAGGCCGACGCCGACAGCGAGACCGTGCTGCTGCATGACATTGACCTGCAGCGCAGCGAGACGGTACGCCGTATATGGCCTTATCTGCGCGACCGTCGCATTGACGCCTATGAAGACCTGACCTGCCGTTTTCGCGACTGA
- a CDS encoding patatin-like phospholipase family protein: MAFDGWRTRPPQVPQHRALILSGGGARAAYQVGVLRAVAELLPRGTPNPFPIICGTSAGAINAAGLAANTGNYRLAVRGLERIWANLTAEQIYRTDLMAFIRSLLRWALPTWLTGNTPVNSALLDSRPLRRLLSLVINFRHIEQAIARGELHALSITASSYATGESVAFFQAAAEVEEWARARRKGRRTRIDLEHLLASSAIPLLFPAQSVSGSYYGDGAVRQLAPLSPALHLGASKLLVIGVSGNVSADHQRHLNAYPSMAQVLGHVLNSVFVDTLEGDVERLERINSTVAALPRGVRDKHDIALREVEVLKIYPSQPIDEIAAAHIGELPRTLRFFLRGSGGTRSAGAAAVSYLLFEPGFCRELMALGHRDALARADEIRAFFEISGSVASEPLDQRG, from the coding sequence TTGGCCTTTGACGGGTGGCGCACGCGGCCGCCGCAAGTGCCGCAACACCGCGCATTGATACTCTCCGGCGGCGGCGCGCGTGCCGCTTACCAGGTGGGTGTGCTGCGCGCGGTGGCTGAACTGCTGCCGCGCGGCACGCCGAATCCCTTCCCGATTATCTGCGGTACCTCCGCCGGCGCCATCAACGCCGCGGGTCTGGCCGCCAATACCGGCAATTACCGCCTCGCCGTGCGTGGTCTGGAGCGCATCTGGGCCAATCTGACGGCGGAGCAGATCTACCGCACGGATCTGATGGCGTTCATCCGGTCCCTGCTGCGCTGGGCGCTGCCTACCTGGCTGACCGGCAACACCCCGGTCAACAGCGCCTTGCTGGACAGCCGCCCCCTGCGCCGTCTGTTATCCCTGGTCATCAACTTCCGGCATATCGAACAGGCCATCGCCCGCGGTGAACTGCACGCCCTGTCGATCACCGCCTCGTCCTATGCCACCGGCGAATCGGTGGCCTTCTTTCAGGCTGCCGCAGAGGTGGAGGAGTGGGCCCGCGCCCGGCGCAAGGGGCGTCGTACCCGGATCGATCTGGAGCATCTGCTGGCCTCGTCCGCCATTCCCCTGCTGTTCCCGGCCCAGTCCGTTTCGGGCAGCTATTATGGCGACGGTGCCGTGCGGCAGCTGGCGCCACTCAGCCCGGCGCTGCATCTTGGCGCCAGCAAGCTGCTGGTGATCGGGGTCTCCGGTAACGTGAGCGCCGATCACCAGCGTCACCTGAACGCCTACCCGTCGATGGCACAGGTGCTGGGCCACGTCCTCAACAGTGTCTTCGTGGATACTCTGGAAGGCGACGTGGAGCGGCTGGAGCGCATCAACAGCACCGTGGCCGCCCTGCCACGCGGTGTGCGCGACAAGCACGATATCGCCCTGCGGGAGGTCGAGGTGCTGAAGATCTACCCGTCACAGCCCATCGACGAGATCGCCGCCGCTCATATCGGTGAACTGCCACGTACGCTGCGCTTTTTCTTGCGCGGTTCCGGCGGTACCCGCTCGGCGGGCGCCGCAGCGGTCAGCTACCTGCTGTTCGAACCCGGCTTCTGCCGCGAGCTGATGGCCCTGGGGCACCGCGATGCCCTGGCCCGGGCGGACGAAATCCGGGCCTTCTTCGAGATCAGCGGCAGCGTGGCCTCAGAGCCCCTCGATCAGCGGGGGTGA
- a CDS encoding FAD:protein FMN transferase translates to MADGMPMMHRSIATQGLRALLLFALLLILQGCDRAERIERIGGPTMGTVWQVQMAGLPAGSSVEQIQDDLEALLALVNRQMSTYIEDSDLSRFNQAEADTWQRIPPDFARVLASALRMADISDGAFDPTVGPLVNLWGFGPDGRRREPPAADVLAETRARVGWQQLETRDDGREIRQPGGLYLDLSAIAKGYAVDRLGEYLDARGVQAWLVDIGGDMRARGVKPDGSAWRVGVERPSSGARQIHSVVEPGDMAMATSGDYRNYFRDGGRQFSHTIDPRTAEPVDHQLASVTVIHPSCMEADGYATLITVLGHEEGLAFARERDLAVLLISRDGDGFREDMTEAFSAYLVQ, encoded by the coding sequence GTGGCTGATGGCATGCCGATGATGCATCGTTCCATCGCAACGCAGGGCCTTCGGGCCCTGCTGTTGTTTGCTCTCCTGCTGATACTGCAGGGCTGCGACCGGGCGGAACGCATTGAGCGGATTGGCGGCCCGACCATGGGCACGGTCTGGCAGGTGCAGATGGCCGGTCTGCCGGCCGGTTCATCGGTCGAACAGATTCAGGACGATCTGGAGGCGCTGCTGGCGCTGGTCAACCGGCAGATGAGCACCTATATCGAGGACTCCGATCTGTCGCGTTTCAATCAGGCAGAGGCGGATACCTGGCAGCGGATTCCGCCGGATTTCGCGCGGGTACTGGCTTCGGCCCTGCGCATGGCCGACATCAGTGACGGCGCCTTCGACCCGACCGTTGGACCGCTGGTGAACCTGTGGGGCTTTGGCCCGGACGGTCGCCGTCGTGAGCCGCCTGCGGCCGACGTCCTGGCAGAAACCCGCGCCCGGGTCGGCTGGCAGCAGCTGGAAACCCGCGATGACGGGCGGGAAATCCGGCAGCCGGGTGGGCTCTATCTGGACTTGTCCGCCATTGCCAAGGGCTATGCCGTTGACCGGCTGGGCGAGTATCTGGACGCTCGCGGCGTGCAGGCCTGGCTGGTGGATATCGGTGGCGACATGCGCGCCCGGGGCGTCAAGCCCGACGGCAGCGCATGGCGGGTAGGGGTGGAGCGGCCGAGCAGTGGCGCGCGCCAGATCCACAGTGTGGTCGAACCTGGCGACATGGCGATGGCGACCTCCGGCGACTATCGCAACTACTTCCGCGACGGCGGGCGCCAGTTCTCGCACACCATCGACCCGCGTACCGCCGAGCCGGTGGACCACCAACTGGCCTCGGTCACCGTGATCCACCCGTCCTGCATGGAGGCGGACGGCTACGCCACGCTGATTACCGTGCTGGGGCATGAGGAGGGGCTGGCCTTTGCCCGTGAGCGTGACCTCGCCGTATTGCTGATCTCCCGGGACGGGGATGGCTTCCGTGAAGACATGACTGAAGCCTTCAGCGCCTATCTGGTACAATGA